A genomic region of Pelodiscus sinensis isolate JC-2024 chromosome 17, ASM4963464v1, whole genome shotgun sequence contains the following coding sequences:
- the LOC142818213 gene encoding ovomucoid-like, protein MKITGAVLLFSLAFSCLYLDAAGQIEEDMCSMYDYPPEYCSPVYSPICATDGTTYGNECEFCAAYLTDPEYVAFAYYGECYPYDDAKAQILDLTPGNLVHPLGYMEHYCTGAAGPTCRHPGYDHIVVTDKMLLNPTASARPNTLAACSEMCSEYDSPPDDCPDDYDPVCGTDGTTYDNECEFCAAYL, encoded by the exons ATGAAGATCACAGGAGCCGTTCTGCTCTTCTCTCTGGCCTTTTCCTGCCTCTACTTGG ATGCTGCTGGCCAGATCGAGGAG GATATGTGCAGTATGTACGACTACCCTCCAGAATACTGCTCTCCTGTGTACAGCCCTATCTGTGCAACCGATGGCACCACGTACGGCAACGAATGCGAATTTTGCGCTGCCTACTT GACAGACCCAGAGTATGTTGCCTTTGCATATTATGGCGAATGTTACCCATATGATGATGCG aaagctcaaatactggacttgACACCTGGTAACCTTGTGCACCCACTTGGCTACATGGAGCATTACTGCACTGGGGCTGCCGGACCGACCTGCAGGCATCCTGGGTACGACCACATCGTGGTAACAGACAAGATGCTGCTAAACCCCACAGCTTCCGCCCGCCCCAACACTCTGGCTGCCTGCTCT GAAATGTGCAGTGAGTACGACTCCCCTCCAGATGATTGCCCTGACGACTACGACCCTGTCTGTGGCACCGATGGGACGACGTACGACAACGAATGCGAATTTTGCGCTGCCTACTTGTAA
- the LOC102460862 gene encoding ovomucoid-like isoform X2, protein MKISGAVLLFTLALCCSYSDADGHHHLGFCTEYSTRPIVCSDHFNPICGSDDKTYLNKCTFCLAAYEQRGSLCFQHYGKCKRTPRTGHKVEEL, encoded by the exons ATGAAGATCTCAGGGGCCGTTCTGCTCTTCactctggccctttgctgctcCTACTCGG ATGCTGATGGCCACCATCATTTG GGTTTCTGCACGGAGTACAGCACACGACCAATAGTGTGCAGCGATCACTTCAATCCCATCTGTGGCAGTGATGACAAAACATACCTCAACAAATGCACCTTTTGCCTTGCAGCCTA TGAACAGCGTGGGAGTCTTTGCTTTCAGCACTACGGAAAATGCAAGCGGActcccagaactgggcacaaagTTGAAGAACTGTAG
- the LOC102460862 gene encoding ovomucoid-like isoform X1 gives MTITGAVLLFALALYCSFSDADGHHHLGFCTEYSTRPIVCSDHFNPICGSDDKTYLNKCTFCLAAYEQRGSLCFQHYGKCKRTPRTGHKVEEL, from the exons ATGACGATCACAGGGGCCGTTCTGCTCTTCGCTCTGGCCCTTTACTGCTCCTTCTCGG ATGCTGATGGCCACCATCATTTG GGTTTCTGCACGGAGTACAGCACACGACCAATAGTGTGCAGCGATCACTTCAATCCCATCTGTGGCAGTGATGACAAAACATACCTCAACAAATGCACCTTTTGCCTTGCAGCCTA TGAACAGCGTGGGAGTCTTTGCTTTCAGCACTACGGAAAATGCAAGCGGActcccagaactgggcacaaagTTGAAGAACTGTAG
- the LOC102444914 gene encoding ovomucoid-like isoform X2: MKITGAVLLFSLALYCSYSDADGYPGEGFCSEYTAPPTACQEIYKPVCGTDGNTYSNKCTFCIAVFEQLGSLCFEHDGECQPRDKPGHKVEEL, translated from the exons ATGAAGATCACAGGAGCTGTTCTACTCTTCTCTCTGGCCCTCTATTGCTCCTACTCAG ATGCTGATGGCTACCCTGGTGAG GGTTTCTGCAGTGAGTACACGGCGCCTCCTACAGCATGCCAGGAGATTTACAAACCTGTCTGTGGCACTGATGGCAACACGTACAGCAACAAATGCACCTTTTGCATTGCAGTCTT CGAACAGCTTGGGAGTCTTTGCTTTGAGCATGATGGAGAATGCCAGCCACGTGACAAACCTGGGCACAAGGTTGAGGAACTGTAG